A genomic window from Thunnus thynnus chromosome 12, fThuThy2.1, whole genome shotgun sequence includes:
- the dspa gene encoding desmoplakin-A isoform X2 gives MSMHGGSTTRLTTMGQRSNSRPDLASASFRNEVFSGGNGFQGDYQIGDGGYNYTSTFSRNSTHYGTGFGGQKGQVSMGGGGGGGISVMGIQQRAGHLTGQCQEYLQKAKMTIQGGGSAVEVEKLMMMAAESMEQLKSCGRELQQLRVSNDIFRHVDQFQHMHGALQQQLSGGMTTRWNRGSVGSAEGGRIFNDAMAWIAQQKRMIETAPWGDDSATIEKQIMTHNKNHSSIQRSQEVDRARDDLNMRGDKYNLYTLEQEWDSLQKMSHSRVSQLRELQGIIEEISRAIMWVNEKEEEELVFDWGDKNIDQYIPKKQESYSRLMRDLEEKEKELNKLKVKADGLVNNNHSASDKIEAYMDTLQTQWSWLLQITKCIHVHLKENAAYSQFFKEANETYAKLQKVHETIRSKFTCDKNTPLDNLSELLKILEKEKEQIMENKRQVHSLVNKSKSIVRLKPRNPEEKSTSPVIVEALCDFKQDQRGILKGNEGILKDNSQRSKWLVTGPGGLDMLIPSVCLLIPPPNPLSIGLANKNEQYYEAIMGIWNQLYINIKSLISWQYCVKDINYINTLTLSMLSKMRPEEYRSVIKRLETHYQEFLRTSQGSEMFGEEDKKTIQNHFDNAQSHYDTLIIQLPAYREEAVKPEPPKQEIKPSTPKISKTNVKIVNQAPAPSSALSLTLLNSLQELRRRLELAESGLTSHLHIPLGENSVHECSLHIQKLQTVHQDLDSIHDEYLRIRENIIKQLEGMPADSEQARFLRSELEIINLKLGGLQGLYSAYLQRLSAVKGLLQSLLQVEDIIKVHEARLTEKDTTSLDLREVDNYRSTLKHMKSDLEQRRDLLTSMESDLAKAVHWNSQISESFHKCDVDLSKYSELVGQMSDRWRRIQTQIDSRVWDLEKQEKQLKHYQQSSTSLEQWIDNARKRQDNLQTVKLSDIQTLMDHLNQQKALHTEIKGKKEKVEDVQKNADTCAASIKDYELQLASYSSGLETLLNIPIKRTMLQSPASMVRQEAADLQSQYIELLTRSSDYYKFLGELLKNMEELKIRNTKIEMLEEELRRLKEDLQDRNQKNKSLEDALARYKLELTQSKEDLISMEEVKRTTAMQANAAKESLGSTHNQIQDLTDQLTRIKYQLEEEKRKKRLAEERYTSQQEEYEAAVRRRQKELEELNWNKIDLEKAVKDKEREVERMKILLEEEAARRRNAETDISKTSMIAHESQSQYSELLLERDGLLSKLKLLEQDKNRCQRLEEELTRIKLTLETEQRNKQRLQDEKNAIHKDFTYMKSQYELKDNQIRQCDSDRDRADRERLSLKNEIEKLMRELKSVEERYKSQLLISQKEASDLALKRDALEREIQRLQQRPITSCRQTQTDQMVPTIDPSKLLFDGVRRKVTAHQLCDCGIISKATLDQLLKGKKTVDEVAVDIQLSLKGTGVIAGMTTGSQGKMPFTEAKNKNLLSPESALMLLEAQAATGYIVDPTFNEKMPVDTACSRGIVDTKDRDTLATAEAASTGFRDPYTGKVLSVGQACKQGRMDKETAIRLLQAQESVGGILDPVLSVFLPKDLALDRNLIDEELYRALNKKTTCYLDPATGEKISYSDLRKKCTVERVSGLLLLPGPEKPMTVKGLRGEVSVAELVQSELLDETDLKKYNQGKLTGKDIEDKLKSYLHGSTCIAGIYDEANDRIMPFYQAMKEGLLMRGTTLELLEAQAASGFIVDPVNNVFLTVEEAAKRALIGKEFKNKLLSAEKAVTGYKDPATGITISLFQAIEKDLIEKGHGIRLLEAQIASGGIIDPKHSHRIDVGVAYKRGYFDEEMNEILTYEGDDTKGFFDPNTKENLTYLQLKDRCITDDKTGLILLPLKDKKKPQKSEESRTNVLRKRRVVIVDPDTGLEMSVREAYHRELIDYDTFLDLSEQECEWEEITIKGSDGSARLVIVDRKTGTQYDIQECLDCGIIDQKSLDQYRAGKLTLTQFADQITSRTSCSELTISASNVDDMVTCSSPSPTSPTVRKRFNSISITVSPPEMFDDQSPVAAIFDTETLEKITIPEGQRRGIIDTITAQRLLEAQACTGGIINPATGERLSLQDSVHQSIIDESMATKLKPAQKAYVGFEDVKTKRKMSAAEAVKETWLPYEAGQRFLEFQYLTGGLIEPGSGRRITIEEAIRRSWLDGKGAQKLQDTRNHQKNLTCPKTKLKISYKEAMDSCMVEESNGMKMLQATSMSTKGISSPYNVSNPGSRSGSRAGSRTGSRSGSRRGSVDYSSYTYSFSSSSSTTFSSNTNS, from the exons ATGAGTATGCACGGCGGCTCCACCACGAGACTGACCACCATGGGCCAGAGAAGTAATTCACGACCGGATTTGGCGAGTGCGAGTTTTAGAAACGAAGTGTTCAGCGGTGGAAACGGCTTCCAGGGGGATTACCAGATAGGGGACGGCGGATACAACTACACCTCCACCTTCTCTAGGAACTCCACGCACTACGGCACTGGGTTCGGAGGACAGAAGGGGCAAGTTAGCATGGGTGGAGGCGGAGGTGGTGGGATAAG TGTGATGGGTATTCAGCAAAGGGCAGGGCACCTGACAGGCCAGTGTCAGGAGTACCTGCAGAAAGCAAAAATGACTATCCAGGGt GGGGGCTCAGCTGTGGAGGTGGAGAAGCTGATGATGATGGCTGCAGAATCCATGGAGCAGTTGAAGTCCTGTGgcagagagctgcagcaattGCGTGTCTCAAATGACATCTTCAGACA TGTAGATCAGTTCCAGCACATGCACGGCGCTCTCCAACAGCAATTAAGTGGTGGTATGACCACAAGATGGAACAGGGGCAGTGTGGGCTCCGCCGAAGGGGGGAGGATCTTTAACGATGCCATGGCCTGGATTGCCCAGCAGAAG CGTATGATTGAGACAGCTCCATGGGGGGATGACTCAGCCACCATAGAAAAGCAAATCATGACCCACAACAAAAACCACAGCTCTATCCAAAGGAGCCAGGAAGTAGACCGTGCCAGAGATGATCTG aACATGAGGGGTGACAAGTACAACCTCTATACTTTGGAACAAGAATGGGACAGCCTGCAG AAAATGTCCCACAGCCGTGTGAGTCAGCTGCGTGAACTTCAAGGCATCATCGAGGAGATCTCCCGTGCCATCATGTGGGTGaatgagaaggaggaagaggagcttGTGTTTGACTGGGGAGACAAAAACATCGACCAGTATATCCCCAAGAAGCAAGAGAGCTACTCA AGGCTGATGAGGGAcctggaggagaaggagaaggagctAAACAAGCTTAAAGTGAAAGCAGATGGCCTCGTGAACAACAACCATTCTGCCTCAGATAAGATTGAA GCCTACATGGACACCTTGCAGACCCAGTGGAGCTGGCTTCTCCAGATCACTAAGTGTATCCATGTTCATTTGAAGGAGAATGCTGCCTACAGTCAA TTTTTCAAGGAGGCCAATGAGACCTATGCGAAGCTGCAGAAGGTGCATGAGACTATCCGTAGCAAGTTCACCTGCGACAAGAACACCCCACTGGATAACCTTAGTGAACTCCTGAAAATCTTGGAG aaagagaaggagcaAATCATGGAGAATAAGAGGCAGGTCCATAGTCTGGTCAACAAGTCTAAGTCTATTGTTAGACTGAAACCTCGCAACCCTGAGGAGAAGAGCACCAGCCCCGTCATAGTTGAGGCCTTATGTGACTTTAAACAAGACCAG AGAGGGATTTTGAAAGGGAATGAGGGCATACTGAAGGATAACTCCCAGCGCAGCAAGTGGCTTGTGACAGGACCTGGAGGTCTGGACATGTTGattccctctgtgtgtctgctgatcCCCCCACCAAACCCACTCAGCATCGGCCTCGCCAACAA GAATGAGCAGTATTATGAAGCCATCATGGGCATCTGGAATCAGCTCTACATCAACATCAAGAGTCTCATCTCGTGGCAGTATTGCGTCAAAGACATCAATTACATCAATACTCTCACGCTCAGCATG CTGTCTAAGATGCGTCCTGAGGAGTACCGCAGTGTTATCAAAAGACTGGAGACTCACTACCAAGAGTTCCTGCGTACCAGCCAAGGTTCTGAAATGTTTGGGGAAGAAGACAAGAAAACCATCCAGAACCACTTTGATAACGCCCAGAGCCACTATGACACACTGATTATCCAGCTGCCTGCTTACA GGGAAGAAGCAGTGAAGCCAGAGCCcccaaaacaggaaataaagcCTTCGACTCCCAAGATCTCCAAGACCAATGTCAAGATCGTTAACCAGGCTCCCGCACCCAGTTCTGCCCTCAGCCTCACCCTGCTTAATAGTCTGCAAGAACTTCGACGTAGGCTGGAGCTGGCTGAGTCTGGCCTCACCAGTCATCTCCACATTCCCCTGGGAGAAAACAGCGTGCACGAGTGCTCATTGCACATTCAGAAGCTGCAG ACTGTGCACCAAGATTTGGACTCAATTCATGATGAGTACCTGCGGATCAGAGAAAATATTATAAAGCAGCTAGAAGGGATGCCTGCAGACTCCGAGCAGGCCAGATTTCTCCGCTCTGAACTGGAAATCATCAACCTAAAACTGGGAGGCCTGCAGGGTCTCTACTCAGCCTACCTTCAAAG ACTGTCTGCTGTAAAGGGCTTGCTCCAGAGCCTTCTTCAGGTGGAGGATATCATTAAAGTCCATGAGGCTCGACTGACAGAGAAGGACACCACCTCTCTGGACCTCCGGGAGGTGGATAACTATCGGAGCACACTAAAG CATATGAAGAGTGATCTGGAGCAGAGAAGAGACTTGCTGACATCTATGGAGTCTGACCTGGCTAAAGCAGTACACTGGAACAGTCAAATCTCTGAGTCTTTCCACAAGTGTGACGTGGACTTGTCCAAGTACTCAGAGCTGGTAGGCCAGATGTCTGACCGTTGGCGACGCATCCAAACCCAGATTGATAGCAG AGTGTGGGACTTGGAGAAACAGGAGAAACAGCTGAAACATTACCAGCAGAGCAGCACTTCCCTGGAACAGTGGATAGACAATGCCAGGAAGCGCCAGGATAACCTTCAGACGGTTAAGCTCAGTGACATCCAGACCCTAATGGATCATCTTAACCAACAGAAG GCACTTCACACTGAAATTAAAGGGAAGAAGGAGAAAGTAGAGGATGTGCAGAAAAACGCAGATACCTGTGCTGCCTCTATAAAG GACTATGAGCTGCAGCTGGCTTCCTACAGTTCAGGCCTAGAAACTCTGCTTAATATTCCCATCAAGAGAACAATGCTGCAGTCCCCTGCTTCTATGGTCAGACAAGAG GCGGCTGACCTGCAGTCCCAGTACATTGAGCTACTTACTCGCTCAAGTGACTACTACAAGTTCCTAGGGGAATTGCTGAAGAACATGGAAGAGCTGAAG ATCAGGAACACCAAGATTGAGATGCTGGAGGAGGAACTGAGACGTCTTAAGGAGGACCTCCAGGATCGTaaccagaaaaacaaatctCTGGAGGATGCTTTGGCCCGCTACAAGCTGGAACTCACTCAGTCAAAAGAAGACCTCATTTCTATGGAGGAAGTGAAAAGAACCACAGCAATGCAAGCGAACGCTGCCAAGGAGAGCCTGGGCAGTACACACAACCAGATTCAAGATCTTACGGACCAGCTGACACGCATTAAATACCAGctggaagaagagaagaggaaaaaaagactgGCAGAGGAGCGCTACACCAGCCAACAAGAAGAGTATGAGGCCGCTGTCCGCCGCAGACAGAAAGAACTTGAAGAACTTAACTGGAACAAGATTGACTTGGAAAAGGCTGTGAAGGACAAGGAACGTGAAGTGGAGAGGATGAAGATACTGTTAGAGGAGGAGGCAGCACGTCGACGAAATGCTGAAACAGATATTTCAAAG ACATCCATGATCGCGCATGAGTCCCAGAGCCAATACagtgagctgctgctggagagggATGGTCTGCTATCCAAGCTTAAACTGCTGGAGCAAGACAAAAACCGTTGTCAGCGCCTAGAAGAGGAGCTCACCCGCATCAAGCTCACGCTAGAGACTGAGCAACGCAACAAACAGCGCCTACAGGATGAAAAAAATGCCATCCATAAGGATTTCACCTATATGAAGAGCCAGTATGAGCTCAAAGATAACCAGATTAGGCAGTGTGATTCAGACAGGGACAGGGCTGATCGAGAGAGGCTCTCCCTGAAGAATGAGATTGAGAAGCTTATGAGGGAGTTAAAGAGTGTTGAGGAGAGGTACAAGAGCCAACTATTGATCTCTCAAAAGGAAGCATCAGACCTGGCTCTCAAGAGGGATGCcctggagagagagatacagaggcTGCAGCAGAGACCCATCACTTCATGCAGGCAGACCCAGACAGATCAGATGGTCCCAACAATTGATCCTTCCAAGCTGTTATTTGATGGGGTACGCCGCAAAGTCACAGCACACCAGCTTTGTGACTGTGGTATAATCAGTAAAGCCACCCTAGACCAGCTCCTAAAGGGAAAAAAGACAGTGGATGAGGTTGCTGTGGACATCCAACTTAGTCTCAAGGGTACTGGCGTTATTGCTGGCATGACAACAGGTTCTCAAGGGAAAATGCCATTCACTGAAGCCAAAAACAAGAACCTCCTCAGCCCAGAAAGCGCACTCATGCTCCTGGAAGCTCAAGCAGCAACAGGCTACATAGTGGACCCCACTTTTAATGAGAAGATGCCTGTGGATACTGCCTGTTCCAGAGGGATTGTGGATACAAAAGACAGAGACACCTTGGCCACAGCTGAAGCAGCGAGCACAGGTTTCAGAGATCCATACACTGGCAAAGTCTTATCTGTGGGCCAGGCTTGCAAACAGGGCCGAATGGACAAAGAGACAGCCATCCGCTTGCTCCAGGCTCAGGAGTCTGTCGGAGGAATATTGGACCCTGTTCTGAGTGTGTTCCTGCCAAAAGATCTGGCTTTGGATCGCAATCTTATTGATGAGGAGCTCTACAGGGCATTGAACAAAAAAACCACCTGCTACCTGGATCCAGCAACAGGAGAGAAGATAAGCTACAGTGACCTTAGGAAGAAGTGTACAGTGGAACGCGTGTCTGGATTGCTTCTGCTCCCTGGCCCAGAAAAGCCCATGACAGTAAAGGGTCTCCGTGGGGAAGTCTCTGTTGCAGAGCTCGTCCAATCTGAACTTCTGGATGAAACTGACTTGAAGAAGTATAATCAGGGTAAGCTCACCGGCAAAGATATTGAAGACAAGCTGAAGTCCTATCTCCATGGCTCCACCTGTATTGCAGGGATCTATGATGAGGCCAATGACAGAATAATGCCCTTCTATCAGGCAATGAAGGAAGGTCTGCTCATGAGAGGAACCACCCTGGAGCTTCTTGAGGCCCAGGCTGCATCTGGGTTCATTGTTGATCCAGTCAACAATGTCTTCTTGACAGTGGAAGAGGCTGCAAAGAGAGCCCTTATAGGAAAAGAGTTCAAGAACAAGCTGTTGTCTGCAGAGAAGGCTGTAACTGGATACAAAGACCCAGCCACAGGAATAACAATCTCCCTCTTCCAGGCTATTGAGAAAGATCTTATTGAGAAAGGTCATGGAATCCGTCTGCTTGAGGCCCAAATTGCCAGTGGTGGAATTATTGACCCCAAACATAGCCACCGTATTGATGTTGGTGTTGCCTATAAAAGGGGATATTTTGATGAGGAGATGAATGAGATTCTAACCTATGAAGGAGATGACACAAAAGGGTTCTTTGACCCTAATACCAAGGAGAACCTGACATATCTTCAGCTGAAGGACAGGTGCATCACAGATGACAAAACAGGCCTGATACTCCTGCCActaaaagacaagaagaagcCCCAGAAGTCAGAAGAGAGCCGTACCAATGTTCTTCGCAAGAGGCGGGTTGTGATCGTCGACCCAGACACTGGGCTGGAGATGTCAGTGAGGGAGGCCTATCACCGGGAGCTAATTGATTATGACACTTTCCTGGACTTGTCGGAGCAGGAGTGCGAGTGGGAGGAAATAACTATCAAGGGGTCAGATGGTTCTGCACGTTTGGTGATAGTGGATAGGAAAACAGGAACCCAGTATGACATCCAGGAGTGCCTGGACTGTGGTATCATTGACCAGAAGTCTTTGGATCAGTATCGAGCTGGAAAACTAACCTTGACGCAGTTTGCCGACCAAATTACCAGCAGAACCAGCTGCAGCGAGTTGACCATTTCAGCCAGCAATGTTGATGACATGGTCACCTGCAGCAGTCCCAGCCCAACCTCTCCTACCGTTCGCAAACGCTTCAATAGTATTTCTATTACGGTCTCTCCCCCAGAGATGTTTGATGACCAGAGTCCTGTGGCGGCCATATTTGACACAGAGACTTTGGAGAAGATAACTATTCCAGAGGGGCAGCGAAGAGGCATAATTGATACTATTACAGCGCAGAGGCTGCTGGAGGCCCAGGCTTGCACCGGGGGCATTATCAACCCTGCCACTGGTGAGAGACTGTCGCTGCAGGATTCTGTCCATCAGAGCATCATTGATGAAAGCATGGCCACTAAGCTGAAACCTGCCCAGAAAGCCTATGTTGGATTTGAGGATGTGAAGACTAAAAGAAAGATGTCTGCAGCAGAGGCAGTGAAGGAGACATGGTTGCCTTATGAGGCTGGCCAGAGATTTTTGGAGTTTCAGTACCTGACAGGAGGCCTGATTGAGCCTGGCTCTGGACGTCGCATTACTATTGAAGAGGCTATCCGCAGAAGTTGGCTAGATGGTAAAGGAGCCCAGAAGCTTCAAGATACACGCAACCACCAGAAGAACCTAACCTGTCCCAAGACCAAACTGAAGATCTCCTACAAGGAAGCCATGGACAGCTGCATGGTGGAGGAAAGCAATGGTATGAAGATGCTACAGGCCACCTCAATGTCCACCAAGGGAATCAGCAGCCCTTACAATGTCTCTAACCCAGGATCTCGCTCTGGGTCCAGGGCAGGTTCCCGTACCGGCTCCAGAAGTGGATCTCGTAGAGGCAGTGTGGATTACTCATCTTACACCTATAGCTTCtcttccagcagcagcaccaccttTAGCTCCAACACTAATTCTTAA